A portion of the Burkholderia sp. GAS332 genome contains these proteins:
- a CDS encoding Transcriptional regulator GlxA family, contains an amidase domain and an AraC-type DNA-binding HTH domain (manually curated), with the protein MPGIAAWAPRDRHSGYDRRTLHSNDTVKTIGIALFDGFALPEIACIMEAFQCANEITRSGQGSSASFNVCLLSTIGGRIASSSSVFVWTESIEARRHPDRFHALFIAGGADVNHALRDEELLGWLRRTCPVTENVFPVGEGRLLLEAAGYRRYFVTESVGETTTYRAEGDRSARDMVRSSALSPLRSALTLIQDELGPHAARQITDVVSPPAATQFTDIVRRNATHSVSEKIQASARWLEENGHRQVGIDEAAQVAAMSERNFLRRFKAELGVTPSDYLLYVRLDMSCRLLAETTLPVDKIARRCGIGSGGRLAKLFRKHLGKTPTDYRANHRQVFRSN; encoded by the coding sequence TTGCCGGGCATCGCGGCGTGGGCGCCGCGAGACCGGCACAGCGGATATGACCGGCGCACCTTACACAGCAATGACACAGTGAAAACAATAGGCATCGCACTATTCGATGGCTTTGCGCTCCCTGAGATCGCTTGCATCATGGAAGCGTTCCAGTGCGCGAACGAGATCACCAGATCTGGTCAGGGCAGTTCGGCAAGCTTTAACGTTTGTCTGCTTTCGACAATCGGCGGCCGCATCGCTAGTTCGTCATCGGTCTTCGTCTGGACGGAAAGCATCGAGGCACGACGACATCCGGACCGCTTCCATGCGCTCTTTATCGCAGGTGGCGCGGATGTCAATCATGCATTACGTGACGAAGAACTGCTCGGGTGGTTGCGCCGCACGTGCCCCGTGACCGAAAACGTATTTCCGGTCGGTGAGGGGCGGCTGTTGCTCGAAGCTGCAGGCTACCGGCGCTATTTCGTGACTGAGTCGGTAGGCGAAACAACGACTTACCGTGCCGAGGGAGACCGGAGCGCGCGGGACATGGTGCGGAGCAGTGCACTGAGTCCGCTGCGCTCAGCGCTGACACTGATCCAGGACGAGTTGGGGCCGCATGCGGCCCGTCAAATCACCGACGTCGTGTCGCCTCCTGCGGCGACCCAGTTCACCGATATCGTTCGCCGCAATGCGACGCACAGCGTCAGCGAAAAGATCCAGGCTTCGGCCCGTTGGCTCGAGGAAAACGGGCATCGTCAGGTGGGGATTGATGAAGCCGCACAGGTCGCCGCAATGAGCGAGCGTAATTTCCTGCGGCGCTTCAAGGCCGAGCTCGGCGTGACGCCCTCCGATTATCTGCTCTACGTCCGGCTCGACATGTCGTGCCGGCTGCTGGCGGAAACAACGTTGCCGGTCGACAAGATCGCACGACGTTGTGGCATCGGTAGCGGCGGTCGGCTTGCGAAGTTGTTCCGCAAGCATCTAGGCAAGACGCCGACTGACTATCGTGCCAACCATCGGCAGGTCTTTCGATCCAATTAA
- a CDS encoding Transcriptional regulator GlxA family, contains an amidase domain and an AraC-type DNA-binding HTH domain, which yields MDLVHALPRSARQSAVPMQTNALTRVDIALFNGFALPTVAAIIEIFQKANSLVAVQRAGRARYDVSLLSAAGGRIASSSSVFVWTDDVQSHRGTNETHLLFIAGGSGVQQACRDERLSNWLRRRHAFSEIVHPIAEGQLLLQAAGLPSRYCPLLYGGSEVQGLPPGRSLTEPPGAVSTALRIVEEDLGADLAQQVAESIAPQPTTPFSSAGTLGLTPQVSEKILASARWLDANVDRPISIDDAAQVAAMSERNFLRRFKSEIGMTPSDYLLRARLHMSCRMLVESTLPVDKVARRCGIGSGGQLSKLFRKYLATTPTDYRMRNQAAP from the coding sequence ATGGATTTGGTACATGCTCTGCCGCGCAGCGCGCGGCAAAGTGCCGTGCCGATGCAGACGAACGCTCTGACTCGCGTCGACATCGCGCTGTTCAATGGATTTGCATTGCCTACGGTCGCAGCAATCATCGAGATCTTCCAGAAGGCAAACTCGCTCGTCGCCGTGCAGCGAGCGGGCCGTGCACGCTACGACGTCTCGCTGCTTTCGGCTGCGGGTGGACGCATCGCCAGTTCGTCATCGGTATTTGTATGGACCGACGACGTCCAATCGCATCGAGGCACGAACGAGACGCACCTGTTGTTCATTGCCGGCGGCTCGGGCGTACAGCAGGCATGCCGCGATGAGCGCTTAAGCAACTGGCTGCGCCGCCGGCATGCGTTCAGCGAGATCGTGCATCCGATCGCTGAGGGTCAACTCCTGCTGCAAGCCGCCGGCTTGCCCAGTCGCTACTGCCCGCTTCTCTATGGCGGTAGCGAAGTGCAAGGCCTGCCTCCGGGGCGGTCGCTGACAGAACCACCTGGTGCCGTATCCACGGCGCTACGCATCGTCGAAGAGGATCTTGGCGCCGACCTGGCACAGCAAGTCGCCGAATCGATCGCCCCACAACCCACGACACCTTTCAGCTCGGCGGGCACGCTTGGCCTGACGCCACAGGTCAGTGAGAAGATCCTCGCGTCGGCGCGCTGGCTGGATGCGAACGTCGATCGCCCCATTTCAATCGACGATGCGGCGCAGGTCGCTGCGATGAGCGAGCGCAACTTCCTGCGCCGCTTCAAGAGCGAGATCGGCATGACGCCCTCCGACTATCTGCTTCGTGCACGCTTGCACATGAGTTGCCGGATGCTCGTCGAATCGACTCTGCCAGTCGACAAGGTCGCGCGCCGCTGCGGTATCGGCAGCGGCGGGCAGTTGTCGAAGCTGTTCAGAAAATATCTGGCGACGACGCCGACGGACTATCGGATGCGCAACCAGGCGGCACCGTAG
- a CDS encoding putative colanic acid biosysnthesis UDP-glucose lipid carrier transferase — MFAAMLNLTYLVLAIIGASLVAKVALSQVARLGGRASRDSLPVAIAIGPASAALLEHVLASTSGPFSPEVVFDEHAQEAGHVAGLPLVNSLETLGSLVRLRGIRELWLLGFPMRQPSIEHYVREFRHDFVNIRLIPDLRDFALAKPAFVNVHGLPAINLVASPLTPGAEWPKRLFDCLFAAFVLSSILPLLVMIAIAVRLSSPGPILFRQMRKGVDGREFAIYKFRTMHQHVEEAGRLTQARRGDARITRVGAFLRKTSLDELPQFFNVLKGQMSVVGPRPHAVEHDELYKDLVDDYMYRYRIKPGITGWAQINGLRGETDRVEKMAARVMFDLYYIQNWSFWLDIKIIGMTLFKGFVAKAAY; from the coding sequence ATGTTCGCCGCAATGCTCAACCTGACCTACCTTGTGCTCGCTATCATCGGCGCGTCGCTGGTGGCCAAGGTTGCACTTAGTCAAGTGGCCAGGCTCGGTGGCCGTGCGTCGCGCGATAGTTTGCCGGTCGCGATCGCCATTGGGCCCGCATCGGCCGCGCTTCTCGAGCACGTCCTCGCCTCCACCTCCGGTCCGTTTTCGCCGGAGGTCGTGTTCGACGAGCATGCGCAGGAAGCGGGTCATGTCGCAGGCTTGCCGCTCGTCAACTCGCTTGAAACACTGGGCTCCCTGGTACGGCTGCGTGGAATCAGGGAACTGTGGCTCCTGGGCTTTCCCATGCGCCAGCCGTCGATCGAGCATTACGTTCGCGAGTTCCGGCACGACTTCGTCAATATCCGGCTGATACCAGACTTGCGCGACTTTGCGCTCGCGAAGCCGGCTTTTGTCAACGTGCACGGTTTGCCGGCAATCAACCTCGTGGCCTCACCATTGACGCCGGGCGCCGAATGGCCCAAGCGGCTCTTCGATTGTCTGTTCGCTGCATTCGTGCTGTCGTCGATATTGCCGCTGCTGGTGATGATCGCGATTGCCGTTCGCCTTTCTTCGCCGGGACCGATTTTGTTCAGGCAGATGCGTAAAGGCGTCGACGGCCGCGAGTTTGCGATCTACAAATTCCGCACGATGCACCAGCACGTCGAGGAGGCCGGGCGATTGACTCAGGCTCGGCGCGGCGACGCGCGCATTACCCGAGTCGGTGCGTTCCTGCGCAAGACGAGCCTCGACGAATTGCCGCAGTTCTTCAATGTGCTCAAAGGGCAGATGTCGGTGGTCGGGCCCCGGCCCCATGCAGTTGAACACGACGAGTTGTACAAGGACCTCGTTGATGACTACATGTATCGATATCGCATCAAACCAGGTATCACGGGTTGGGCGCAGATCAATGGACTGCGTGGCGAAACCGACCGCGTCGAGAAGATGGCAGCGCGTGTCATGTTCGACCTTTACTACATTCAAAACTGGAGTTTCTGGCTGGATATCAAGATCATCGGGATGACGCTCTTCAAAGGCTTCGTCGCCAAGGCTGCGTATTGA
- a CDS encoding alanine racemase: MPRPIVAQIHPDAVAHNLSLVKQRAPRSRTWAVVKANAYGHGIDRVFPALAKADGIALLDLDEAVRVRELGWTKPVLLLEGVFRPGDVQIAQQFDLSVAVHCREQLDLLRLSPSRERINVHLKMNSGMNRLGFRPDSYRAAWEEASSIPGISNITLMSHFANADDGDVAWQMDRFDAVTEGIPGERSLANSAAVLWHPQAHRDWVRPGVVLYGGSPTGQSRHIDDVGLRASMTLKSEVIGVQSLSAQETVGYGRAFAANTDMRIGVVACGYADGYPRHASTGTPIAVDGIMTQVVGRVSMDMLTVDLTPCPHAQVGSKVELWGEQVKIDDVAHASGTIGYELMCALAKRVPVEVKAAH, encoded by the coding sequence ATGCCACGCCCGATCGTTGCACAGATTCATCCCGACGCAGTCGCCCACAACCTCTCCCTCGTCAAGCAGCGTGCGCCTCGATCGCGGACTTGGGCCGTCGTCAAAGCCAACGCCTATGGACACGGAATCGATCGCGTGTTCCCGGCACTCGCGAAGGCCGACGGCATCGCGCTGCTCGATCTCGACGAAGCGGTCCGCGTGCGTGAGTTGGGTTGGACCAAGCCGGTTCTTCTCCTGGAAGGTGTCTTCAGGCCAGGTGACGTGCAAATCGCCCAACAGTTCGATCTTTCTGTAGCCGTGCATTGCCGTGAGCAACTCGACCTGTTGCGCCTGTCGCCGTCGCGTGAGCGCATCAACGTGCATCTGAAGATGAACTCCGGGATGAATCGCCTGGGATTCCGGCCCGATTCGTACCGCGCCGCGTGGGAGGAGGCCAGTTCAATTCCAGGCATCTCGAACATCACCTTGATGAGCCACTTCGCGAATGCCGACGATGGCGACGTGGCATGGCAGATGGATCGCTTCGATGCAGTGACTGAAGGCATACCGGGTGAACGAAGTCTCGCGAATTCAGCGGCCGTTCTGTGGCATCCCCAGGCTCATCGTGACTGGGTGCGCCCAGGCGTCGTGCTGTACGGCGGCTCGCCCACCGGTCAGTCGCGCCACATTGACGACGTAGGCTTGCGCGCCTCGATGACGCTCAAGAGCGAAGTGATCGGCGTGCAGTCATTGTCAGCGCAGGAGACCGTCGGCTATGGCCGTGCCTTCGCCGCGAATACCGACATGCGTATCGGTGTGGTGGCATGCGGCTATGCGGACGGATACCCCCGGCACGCATCGACGGGTACGCCCATCGCGGTCGACGGAATCATGACGCAAGTGGTTGGCCGCGTCTCGATGGACATGCTCACCGTCGACCTGACGCCGTGCCCGCATGCGCAGGTGGGTTCAAAGGTCGAACTATGGGGCGAGCAGGTCAAGATCGATGACGTCGCGCATGCCTCGGGGACGATTGGGTACGAACTGATGTGCGCTTTGGCAAAACGGGTGCCGGTAGAGGTGAAAGCAGCGCACTAG